TTGAGGAGTTCGCCGACTGCGGCTACACCTTCGCCATGCCTGTGGTCTACACCTGGTATCGCATCTGGAGCTGGTACGACTGGCCGCAGGGCGATTACCGCTGGTTCTACGCGCTCTTGCTTGAAGCGAGCGGCGTCGGCCAAGCCACGCCCGCGGGCACCCCCATCATCACCTTCGTCCACCACACCACCACCTCGCCGCCCAAGGACCCCGATCCCGCCGTCAAGCAGTTCAGCAGCGCCGCCTATCGGGAGCTGCTTTGGCACATGCTCCTGCGCGGGCACGCCACCTTTTTCCTCTGGTGCCCCGACAACGAGATTGCTCAGGAAGTGAAGCCGCTGCACGAGACGTGGGCCGCGGCATTGGAGTTCCGCGAGTTCCTCGACAAGGGCGAGCCCGTGACGTTCGACGTGCCCAGACAGCCCGGCCCGGTCGTTTCCGCCCTGCGCCTCGGCGATCGCCTGCTCGTGCGGCGCACCGACTTCACGGACGCCCGAGGGCCCGTCGCCCTGAGGGTGGGGGAGAAAACTCTCGCGGTGCCGCGCGCGGAGGGGAAGAGCCAGGTCCTCCCCCTGGCCGACTGACCGCTGAGTTACCTGCCCACCTGTCGGCCCAGGCTGCGGCCCAGGCGCTCGAGGGCCTCGGAGCGGTCGTAGGGGTCGAGGTGCACGTTGACGAGGGAGAAGCAGGCGGTGTTCTCGCGCGCCTGGGCGAGCGCTGCTTCCAGCTCGCCCTCCGTGCGTGCCTCGCAGCCCCAGCCGGCGCCCACGAGGCGCGGCATCTCGTGGTAGGCCCAGTTGGGGATGTCGTTGTAGGCCCCGTCGTGGATGAAGCGCTCGGTGGTGTAGCCCTTGTTGTTGAGCACAAACACGATGGGGTTGAGGCCGAAGCGGGCGATGGTGGAGAGCTCCTGCCCGGTCATCTGGAACGCGCCGTCGCCCACGAGCACGATGGGCCGCAGGCGCGGCTTGCCGATCTGCACGCCGAGGGCCGCGGGCACGGCGAAGCCCATCGAGGTGTAGTAGGCCGGGCTCACGAATTCGGTCTTGCGGTGGATCGTGAGGTCGGCCGCGCCGAACAGGCTGTCGCCCGGATCGCACACGACCGCGAAGTTGTCCTCGAGGAACTCGTTGAGGCGCGCGAAGAAGCGGCGGACGGTGATGGGCCGCTGGCGGTGCACGCAGAAGGGCTTCTGCGGGCGCTTCGGCGGCGCGGCCACCTTGCGCCGCGGCCCGATCGGCGCGCGCAGCAGGCCGCGCAGGAAGTCGTGCAGCGTGACCCCCTCGAAGTGATGGTGCCGGATGGCGATCCGCTCGGACGTCGCGTGGATCGTGCGGCTCATGTCCAGGTGGGCCGTGAAGATGCCCAGGTCAATGTCGGTCAGGAACGCCCCGAGGATAAGCACGGCATCGGCCCCTTCGACCGCGCGCCGCACGTCGTCGCGGCCCATGCCGCCCTCGTAGATGCCCAGGTACTGCGGGTGGATTTCGGAGATGACCGACTTGCCGAGCAGCGTGGCGGCCACAGGATAGCCCGACCGCTCGACGAGGTGCACGAGGGTCTCCTGGAGGCCGAAGCGGTGGAGTTCCACGCCGGCGAGGATCACGGGGCGCTTGGCCGCCCGCAGCATGGCCGCGGCTTCGGCCAGGGCCTCGCGAAGGGCCTCGGGGTCGCTGTGTGGCTCCTCGCGTCCCAGCGGCCCGGGCGCGGCGCAGGGGCGGTCCACCAGGTCGCGCGGCAGCTCCAGGTAGACGGGGCGCTTGGCGCGCAGGCAGGCGGCAATCGTGGCATCAATCTGTTCCGGCGCGTGGTCGGGGTTCTCCAGGGCGGCCGACGC
This DNA window, taken from Planctomycetota bacterium, encodes the following:
- a CDS encoding thiamine pyrophosphate-binding protein, with amino-acid sequence MPKSATVGSYLVQRLEEAGLKHVFGIPGDYVLSFYDLLEASSMEVVGTCSEAGAAFAADAYARVNGLSALCVTYCVGGLNTVNAVAEAYAEKSPVIVISGAPGLRERIRSPLLHHRVRDFNTQKLIFEQVTVASAALENPDHAPEQIDATIAACLRAKRPVYLELPRDLVDRPCAAPGPLGREEPHSDPEALREALAEAAAMLRAAKRPVILAGVELHRFGLQETLVHLVERSGYPVAATLLGKSVISEIHPQYLGIYEGGMGRDDVRRAVEGADAVLILGAFLTDIDLGIFTAHLDMSRTIHATSERIAIRHHHFEGVTLHDFLRGLLRAPIGPRRKVAAPPKRPQKPFCVHRQRPITVRRFFARLNEFLEDNFAVVCDPGDSLFGAADLTIHRKTEFVSPAYYTSMGFAVPAALGVQIGKPRLRPIVLVGDGAFQMTGQELSTIARFGLNPIVFVLNNKGYTTERFIHDGAYNDIPNWAYHEMPRLVGAGWGCEARTEGELEAALAQARENTACFSLVNVHLDPYDRSEALERLGRSLGRQVGR